From Parasteatoda tepidariorum isolate YZ-2023 chromosome 1, CAS_Ptep_4.0, whole genome shotgun sequence, one genomic window encodes:
- the LOC122269477 gene encoding uncharacterized protein: MYVRIEGTRLNFIKHNQSNLLADMYLNVADYIHQRAAENNLRVGRQVILPSSFIGSPRNMHQNYLDAMSIVQRFGKPSLFLTMTCNPRWPEISENLAPRESSHYRPDIVVRVFHCKLNELLACIVKKQVFGKIAALIYTIEFQKRGLPHAHMLLTLDDHDNIRSVSDIDKFVSAEIPDKNTHPKLYEKVGNYMTHGPCGVLNPHSRRDDSRTVKVRGHTVDNRFIVPYNPYLLAKFVCHINIEVCSTVQSIKYIYKYVYKGYDCATLQFSKKSEGVAVYDEIDSFLNGRYVGSTEAAWRIFEYEMHYQSHSIIRLECHLPFQQTVYFREGNEEHVASSPKVTKLEAFYTLSQQDPAANNLLYVEIPQHYTWQDQQKKWKTRLRGADKTITRLYTVNPTRKKKDYRSIFKIKLNI, translated from the exons ATGTATGTTCGAATTGAAGGCACacgcttaaattttataaagcacAATCAAAGTAATTTGCTTGCagatatgtatttaaatgtagCTGATTACATACACCAGCGTGCAGCTGAAAACAATTTGAGAGTTGGGCGTCAAGTCATTCTTCCCTCTTCTTTCATTGGTTCTCCCCGTAATATGCATCAAAACTATTTAGATGCAATGTCCATTGTTCAAAGGTTTGGCAAACCTTCTCTATTCTTAACAATGACATGCAATCCACGTTGGCCAGAGATCAGTGAAAACTTAGCGCCACGGGAATCCTCTCATTATCGACCAGATATTGTTGTGCGTGTATTTCATTGTAAGTTGAATGAACTTCTGGCCTGCATAGTAAAAAAACAAGTGTTTGGTAAAATTGCTGCTTTGATATACacaatcgaatttcaaaaacgTGGTCTGCCACATGCCCACATGTTATTAACTCTTGATGACCATGATAACATCAGAAGTGTATCTGATATTGACAAATTTGTTTCTGCTGAAATTCCAGACAAAAATACTCATCCTAAACTTTATGAAAAAGTTGGGAATTACATGACTCATGGTCCATGTGGTGTACTTAATCCTCATTCT CGGCGAGATGATAGTCGAACTGTTAAGGTACGAGGCCACACTGTAGACAACAGATTTATTGTTCCTTACAATCCATACTTATTGGCCAAATTTGTCTGCCACATTAATATCGAAGTTTGTTCAACTGTTCAAAgtataaagtatatttataaatatgtttataaaggTTATGATTGTGCCACATTGCAATTTTCCAAGAAAAGTGAAGGAGTGGCAGTCTATGATGAAATTGACTCCTTTCTCAATGGAAGGTATGTGGGATCAACTGAAGCTGCATGGcgtatttttgaatatgaaatgcATTATCAATCACATAGTATTATACGACTTGAATGCCATTTACCTTTCCAGCAGACAGTGTACTTTCGAGAAGGCAATGAAGAACATGTAGCTTCATCACCAAAAGTTACAAAGCTAGAGGCATTCTATACTCTGAGCCAACAAGATCCTGCTGCTAATAATTTGTTGTATGTTGAGATTCCACAACATTATACCTGGCAAGATCAAcaaaaaaagtggaaaacaaGACTGCGTGGAGCTGATAAAACCATCACACGTTTATACACAGTTAACCcaactcgaaaaaaaaaagactatcgaagcatatttaaaattaaacttaatatttga